One Plasmodium coatneyi strain Hackeri chromosome 14, complete sequence genomic window carries:
- a CDS encoding Protein-S-isoprenylcysteine O-methyltransferase, giving the protein MNVGVYFLTAFLLYTSLLNYKTLVHLISPTFGGHIQKGDDRVYRVIDHYLHVFLEYGFVSIYLIVAFQPSRNAYSKRSPQNYIFAKVLLVFFFFFLIHFLLNVKNNFPLNIFFLIITTFHLSEFFLSFLHNKNNSNYYNFLVNPNYGYVYFFILTLLEYYAKIFFFLLVHFCEKYLNKRLLQNLLLVNYFFLKNFVQNGPGVCTYCYVNQLDWGKNGNEFQVGINTHVGTHFTVGGGAHPGELSLLRLLQNRIRMKGQLHRGTFPLPLGKRKGTSSQDNAKNTGETDTSLTYDVFPLGRTYGECLFTTGPPPSDTCKTYDLNNTIYHRIIHQNAGVFNKYKVKGSYKRAHKYHLLLVLLSMVFSLFGLLLRILGLVHCSSNFCFYVMSTDHLADKCIKNKHKLVKSGVYKYMRHPCYTGWFYYALFLQLLLMNLFCFVLSFFVLWAYFYHTIRMEETYLLECYGEEYRSYKRKTPNIYIPFMRGI; this is encoded by the exons ATGAACGTAGGCGTGTACTTCCTAACCGCGTTCCTTCTATACACATCCCTACTGAATTACAAAACATTGGTGCATCTGATTAGCCCCACTTTTGGTGGGCACATACAGAAGGGGGACGACCGTGTCTATCGCGTCATTGATCACTACTTGCACGTCTTCCTGGAGTATGGGTTTGTTAGCATCTACCTTATAGTTGCTTTTCAACCAAGCAGAAATGCGTACTCGAAGCGGAGTCCCCAGAACTACATCTTCGCAAAAGTGTTGctagtgtttttttttttcttcctaatccactttctccttaatgtgaaaaataacTTCCCACTGAACATCTTCTTTCTAATCATTACGACATTCCACTTGTCCGAGTTTTTCCTGTCTTTCTTAcacaacaaaaataatagcaACTATTATAACTTTTTAGTGAACCCTAATTATGGCTACGTGTACTTCTTCATCCTCACGCTCCTTGAATATTACGCaaagatttttttcttcctcctggtACACTTTTGTGAGAAGTATTTGAACAAGAGACTCCTCCAGAACCTCCTCCTcgtgaattattttttcctgaagAATTTCGTGCAGAATGGGCCAGGCGTGTGCACCTACTGCTATGTTAATCAGCTCGATTGGGGGAAGAATGGCAACGAATTCCAAGTCGGAATAAACACGCACGTTGGCACTCATTTTACCGTTGGTGGGGGCGCACACCCGGGGGAGCTTTCCTTACTGCGCCTTCTGCAGAACCGCATACGCATGAAGGGGCAGCTACACAGGGGGACCTTCCCACTCCCgttaggaaaaagaaagggaactTCCTCACAAGACAATGCAAAAAATACTGGAGAAACAGATACATCCCTCACGTATGAcgttttcccccttgggaGGACCTACGGAGAGTGCCTCTTCACCACGGGGCCACCTCCCTCTGACACATGCAAAACGTACGACTTAAACAACACCATCTATCATAGAATTATACACCAAAACGCAGGCGTATTTAATAAGTATAAAGTGAAGGGAAGCTACAAACGAGCACACAAGTACCACCTCCTGTTGGTACTGCTATCCATGGTGTTTTCCCTATTTGGGTTACTTTTGCGAATATTAGGTTTAGTTCATTGTTCCAGCAACTTTTGTTTCTACGTTATGAGCACCGACCACTTGGCAGACAAGTGCATTAAGAACAAACATAAGTTGGTGAAATCCGGTGTGTACAAGTATATGAGGCATCCCTGTTACACTGGCTGGTTCTACTACGCATTGT TCTTGCAACTGCTCCTCATGAACCTTTTCTGCTTCGTGTTATCTTTTTTCGTCTTATGGGCGTACTTTTATCACACCATCAGAATGGAAGAGACGTACTTGCTGGAGTGTTACGGCGAGGAGTACAGAAGTTACAAGAGGAAAACGCCCAACATATA CATCCCCTTCATGAGAGGAATTTGA
- a CDS encoding SAM dependent methyltransferase → MHNSLCLCLTLLSTCGHCFWVRQPEKALLPLFTPQRGGRSDLRSSHGRSVVNLNRHPAHFATNQEGESQDEANILDSSYVYHTPVLANEVVRYLRGDNPREDNTKIRDSEGHHTNGVEPQGEARPSNFIIPSPGEITEEEGKGTTLRGKVKNGENPNGGTQERGTFPKPLSSTYISRLPPMEITPPEYYIDATLGGGGHTLEILKNLAPTSKVVAIDKDIESIYYSKQKLQCYVDVNRLTMIHGDYRHIIHLLHRHGLPLFGSYSGILLDLGVSTHQLRCGRRGFSYKHNGLLDMSMDRYTDEEYARMCRENTEPRGSASNEDYQSKQANQIERANGESPQMEPQKRIGEILNTYSAQQLRFIMHTYGQEKKASKIAKKIVQWRKSSGTITTTYQLRDIVLSTCKKNYKANQKVLSRVFQSLRIYVNDEMKALKEFLFSSYKLLRAKKRLVVISYHSLEYKCVEMFVHERKNLWEKINDADITPSEGELKANKSARSAKMSVFEKV, encoded by the coding sequence ATGCACAACTCACTGTGCCTTTGCCTTACGCTGCTTAGCACGTGTGGCCACTGCTTCTGGGTCAGACAGCCGGAGAAGGCACTCCTCCCGCTTTTCACTCCGCAGAGGGGTGGACGTAGTGACCTCCGTAGCAGCCATGGAAGAAGCGTCGTAAACTTGAATCGCCACCCCGCACACTTTGCAACGAAtcaagaaggagaaagtcAAGATGAAGCCAACATATTAGACAGTTCGTATGTCTACCACACCCCTGTGCTTGCTAACGAAGTGGTACGCTACCTTAGGGGTGACAACCCCAGAGAGGACAACACGAAAATACGTGACTCAGAAGGACATCACACAAATGGAGTAGAACCACAGGGAGAAGCACGCCCTTCcaattttattattccttcacCAGGGGAGAtaacagaagaagagggaaaaggtACCACTCTGCggggaaaagtgaaaaatggagAGAACCCAAATGGGGGGACGCAAGAGAGGGGTACTTTTCCTAAGCCCCTCTCATCTACATATATTTCACGACTCCCCCCAATGGAAATTACTCCACCTGAGTACTACATCGATGCGACACTAGGCGGTGGAGGACACACGctagaaattttaaaaaacttgGCACCGACAAGCAAAGTGGTCGCCATAGACAAGGACATAGAATCCATTTATTACAGCAAACAGAAGCTGCAATGTTATGTAGATGTGAACAGGCTAACAATGATACACGGAGACTACAGACATATTATTCACCTGCTCCACCGGCATGGCCTTCCCCTGTTTGGCAGCTACAGTGGCATTTTACTAGACCTGGGTGTATCCACGCACCAGCTGAGAtgtggaaggagggggttcAGTTACAAGCACAACGGTCTTCTTGACATGAGCATGGACAGGTACACCGATGAGGAATACGCCCGGATGTGTAGGGAAAATACCGAACCCAGGGGAAGCGCTTCAAACGAGGATTACCAATCTAAGCAGGCTAACCAGATTGAGCGGGCCAACGGGGAGAGCCCCCAAATGGAGCCGCAAAAACGAATCGGAGAAATCCTCAACACGTACAGCGCCCAACAGTTAAGGTttattatgcacacatatggtCAAGAGAAGAAGGCATctaaaattgccaaaaaaattgtacaatgGAGGAAGAGCAGTGGAACTATCACGACCACGTATCAGCTGAGGGACATCGTTCTTTccacatgcaaaaaaaattacaaagcaAATCAGAAAGTCTTGTCCAGGGTTTTTCAGTCATTACGAATATACGTCAACGATGAAATGAAAGCCTTAAAggagtttttattttcgagCTATAAATTGttaagggcaaaaaaaagacttgTCGTTATTTCGTACCATTCATTGGAATACAAGTGCGTGGAAATGTTTGTCCATGAGAGGAAAAActtatgggaaaaaattaacgacGCCGATATAACCCCCAGCGAGGGGGAGTTAAAGGCCAACAAATCTGCGCGCTCCGCCAAAATGTCCGTTTTTGAGAAGGTTTAG